A window of the Linepithema humile isolate Giens D197 chromosome 4, Lhum_UNIL_v1.0, whole genome shotgun sequence genome harbors these coding sequences:
- the Gbs-70E gene encoding protein phosphatase 1 regulatory subunit 3C-B, protein MCSIAMPAELILGHSPPVYSSLIYSPLVVTAPSITSRSVPPRIRSCLSSGALSLDALRNSNDGNGKQKKRVVFADDRGRPLTQVRVMSEPSNVPPLWSTAYVAGLTGGLFLGMSKNQDQNATQDTTPPWQLTFPQPASDYLAFRRKLDQNNVSLENVIVRESEQCLVGTVKVRNLAYDKEVVVRVSSDRWSTHEDVHCIYIEQPGSPSALTLYDTFRFRFTLPVASNIIEFCVRYRTDGKELWDNNEGNNYLIRKKQEPQVSAKRQDNNQTTTCNGFSSKNGTKDSNIPRITEATRLNMRTWSEFASWQHLTNDAPYW, encoded by the exons ATGTGTTCCATAGCGATGCCGGCCGAATTGATCCTGGGGCACAGCCCTCCAGTATATAGCTCCCTGATATATAGCCCTTTAGTGGTGACGGCACCTTCGATCACCAGCAGATCGGTACCGCCCAGGATCAGATCATGTCTCTCCTCGGGAGCTTTGTCCCTGGACGCGCTACGAAACAGCAATGATGGTAACGGCAAGCAAAAAAAACGGGTGGTGTTCGCCGACGATCGTGGCCGCCCACTCACACAG GTTCGCGTGATGTCGGAGCCGAGCAACGTGCCACCACTATGGAGTACGGCTTACGTGGCCGGTCTAACCGGAGGTTTGTTCCTTGGTATGTCGAAAAATCAGGATCAAAACGCAACACAGGATACCACGCCGCCGTGGCAGCTAACCTTCCCGCAACCAGCGAGCGACTACCTTGCCTTCCGGCGTAAACTCGATCAAAACAACGTTAGCTTAGAGAACGTGATTGTGCGCGAATCCGAGCAGTGCTTGGTAGGCACGGTAAAGGTCCGGAATCTGGCCTACGACAAGGAAGTCGTAGTAAGAGTTAGTAGCGATCGCTGGTCCACTCACGAGGACGTGcactgtatatacatagaacagcCCGGGTCGCCGAGTGCTCTCACCCTTTACGATACCTTCCGTTTCCGGTTCACTTTGCCAGTAGCGTCGAATATCATCGAATTCTGCGTGCGATATCGCACTGACGGCAAGGAATTGTGGGACAATAACGAAGGCAACAACTATCTGATCCGAAAAAAACAAGAG CCTCAAGTATCGGCCAAACGGCAGGACAACAATCAGACGACGACATGCAACGGGTTCTCGAGCAAAAACGGAACGAAGGACAGCAATATACCGCGCATCACGGAAGCTACCAGGCTAAACATGCGTACCTGGAGCGAGTTCGCATCCTGGCAACACCTGACCAACGACGCGCCATACTGGTGA